The Stratiformator vulcanicus genome has a segment encoding these proteins:
- the prmC gene encoding peptide chain release factor N(5)-glutamine methyltransferase: protein MATSQTSSPSVQNASVNTDAWTVRKILDWTTQHLKSHGSESPRLEAEILLAHSRGCPRIQLYVQFDEVLSDAQRAKMRDLVKRRANAEPVAYLVGYREFFSLRFEVTSDVLIPRPETETLVLQALAHLKTCESPCLLDLCTGSGCVAISAAKNCPPASVVATDLSPQALAVAGRNAETHEVSDRVQFCEGDLFEAVPSDAKFHVIATNPPYVADTEWESLSPDIRLHEPNQALLSGADGLDHIRKIVGHAAHHLAPGGMLIIELSPEQARTVCDLLATWAHRVEPIRDVDGEVRFVRCFAPLD from the coding sequence ATGGCCACTTCGCAGACCTCTTCCCCTTCCGTCCAGAACGCCAGCGTGAATACCGACGCCTGGACCGTCAGGAAAATTCTGGACTGGACGACTCAGCATCTGAAGTCGCACGGTAGTGAGAGTCCGCGGCTCGAAGCGGAAATTTTGCTCGCCCATTCTCGCGGCTGCCCGCGCATCCAGCTTTACGTCCAGTTTGATGAGGTTCTTTCGGACGCCCAACGAGCCAAGATGCGCGACTTGGTGAAGAGGCGGGCGAATGCCGAGCCGGTGGCCTATCTGGTCGGTTATCGCGAATTTTTCAGCCTGCGGTTTGAAGTCACGTCCGACGTGTTGATTCCCCGTCCCGAGACCGAAACGCTCGTGCTGCAAGCGTTGGCGCACCTGAAGACCTGCGAATCGCCGTGTCTGCTCGATCTCTGCACCGGTTCCGGATGTGTCGCGATCTCCGCTGCAAAAAATTGCCCGCCAGCATCGGTTGTCGCGACCGACCTGTCGCCGCAGGCCCTCGCGGTTGCCGGTCGGAACGCTGAAACGCACGAAGTCTCAGACCGTGTGCAGTTCTGCGAGGGCGATCTGTTCGAAGCTGTCCCGAGCGATGCGAAATTTCATGTCATTGCCACCAATCCACCCTACGTGGCCGACACCGAATGGGAGTCGCTCTCGCCCGACATTCGTCTGCACGAGCCAAATCAGGCCCTGCTTTCGGGGGCTGACGGACTCGATCACATTCGAAAGATCGTCGGACACGCGGCGCACCATCTCGCACCCGGCGGAATGCTGATCATCGAACTCAGCCCCGAGCAGGCTCGAACAGTTTGCGATCTGCTGGCGACATGGGCTCATCGTGTTGAGCCGATCAGGGATGTCGACGGCGAAGTCCGGTTTGTGCGCTGTTTTGCTCCCCTCGACTGA
- the prfA gene encoding peptide chain release factor 1: protein MFPSLETKLQRFEELELQLQDPEVTSDVDRMIAIQKEYGGLKTVAEKVREFHELEENLGAAKEMLDEESDPETKEYAEAELKELQQQREAMAEELEDLATAGDSITRGGLMMEIRAGTGGEEAALFARDLFEMYQRYCETKGWKFEISEVTSSDMGGFKEVVVNIAGEGAFHQLQFESGGHRVQRVPETETQGRVHTSAATVAVMPEASEVEVELKPDDLQVDTMRAGGPGGQKVNKTESAVRITHLPTGLAVKIQDEKSQHKNRAKAMAELRNRILDLKQREAANERADQRRTLIGSGDRSDRIRTYNFPQNRLTDHRIGLTIHKLDQIILGNMEELVDGLLEFDRQERLKGVKS, encoded by the coding sequence ATGTTTCCGAGTCTTGAGACCAAACTACAGCGATTCGAGGAGTTGGAGCTTCAGCTTCAGGATCCTGAAGTGACCTCCGACGTTGATCGCATGATCGCGATCCAAAAAGAGTACGGAGGTTTGAAGACCGTCGCCGAAAAAGTCCGCGAGTTTCACGAATTAGAGGAAAATCTCGGCGCTGCCAAAGAGATGCTCGACGAAGAGAGTGATCCGGAGACGAAAGAGTACGCCGAGGCGGAACTGAAGGAGCTTCAGCAGCAACGCGAAGCGATGGCCGAAGAGCTCGAAGATCTCGCGACGGCTGGCGACTCGATCACGCGCGGCGGGCTCATGATGGAAATTCGGGCCGGAACCGGCGGAGAAGAAGCGGCCTTATTTGCTCGCGACCTGTTTGAGATGTATCAGCGATATTGCGAGACGAAGGGTTGGAAGTTCGAGATTTCGGAAGTGACGTCCAGTGATATGGGCGGTTTCAAAGAAGTCGTCGTCAACATCGCCGGCGAAGGTGCGTTTCACCAGTTGCAGTTCGAAAGCGGCGGGCATCGCGTCCAGCGCGTGCCAGAAACCGAAACACAGGGACGCGTTCACACCAGCGCGGCAACCGTCGCCGTGATGCCGGAAGCGAGCGAGGTCGAAGTGGAATTGAAGCCGGATGACTTGCAGGTCGACACCATGCGAGCCGGCGGACCGGGCGGGCAGAAGGTCAATAAAACGGAGTCAGCCGTTCGCATCACGCACCTGCCGACGGGGCTCGCCGTCAAAATTCAGGACGAGAAGAGCCAGCACAAGAATCGCGCCAAGGCGATGGCCGAACTCCGCAACCGGATCCTCGATTTGAAGCAGCGGGAAGCGGCAAACGAGCGGGCCGACCAGCGACGCACGCTCATCGGCAGCGGTGATCGCAGCGACCGCATTCGCACTTACAACTTCCCGCAGAATCGTCTGACCGACCACCGCATCGGCCTGACGATCCACAAGCTCGACCAGATCATCTTGGGCAACATGGAAGAGTTGGTCGACGGGCTGCTCGAATTCGACCGGCAAGAGCGGCTCAAGGGCGTGAAGTCGTAA
- a CDS encoding type B 50S ribosomal protein L31, which yields MREGIHPDYHPVVFQDTSSGFKFMTRSTMRSKETVEWEDGNTYPLVKVDISSASHPYFTGKMKFVDAAGRVEKFQKKYNWSKRGKKGKAEAEAESE from the coding sequence ATGCGTGAAGGTATTCATCCCGATTATCATCCGGTCGTGTTTCAGGACACGTCGAGCGGATTCAAGTTCATGACGCGGTCGACGATGCGGTCGAAGGAGACCGTCGAGTGGGAAGACGGCAACACCTACCCGCTCGTTAAAGTCGACATCAGTTCTGCGTCGCATCCCTACTTCACCGGCAAAATGAAGTTCGTCGATGCCGCCGGTCGCGTCGAGAAGTTTCAGAAGAAGTACAACTGGTCGAAGCGCGGCAAAAAGGGCAAAGCCGAGGCGGAAGCCGAAAGCGAATAG
- a CDS encoding outer membrane protein assembly factor BamB family protein, translating to MTNQLIGVETNRTTARRVGLSPFARTAFAVLLLGILTGSAIAADSDSGWRIPYDRGLSRELSVLREVIATDPAAARKRLAAFDESVDLKLVRVSRGHFRLAGPVIRRLSGLEPPAESKNVEGAAVRDSPLAPFERARLTRQAYSPSASKSNAASRSLAQDAWGRGRPSEAIRWYSTGIHQADGDGSKPSDRRMIAAYVRYIAALHLAGFPALASAERARIGSEFDEEYVEVGGVTGAVSDVMSRILSMPVRKSIQLKRDSLPVLLGPSEQLIEMNQLAQGQRLAIAAADEFLTAADGSSIWKFVPREIGPGLTKLPLYPPAIGTLRRSKTEVENQGSEPNAIQASMIAIDGNRLFCCVGVSAEQDPSVDPFLDSESNAEQLVCLDLDREGDLRWRKILTPADGRIAGGAVSADMLVIVLRGGRDELTAVGLSTSTGQERWRLSLGMPAPNGRAPALGAVQVIDRAGLLFVLADPSTIICVEPSIGRILWAQLLSPDVSLVPLSSSECGHPLDVTFVDRTSHRITSFAIADGNPTVDPILEPVGDGLRARPELMPIGRGIAIGDHFLWPCRTGVATVSPGNSVELRRFTMPTDGPLDLQRFGSKLLGVSPTSVRPVAELKLRRSR from the coding sequence GTGACGAATCAACTCATCGGCGTTGAGACGAATCGAACGACGGCGAGGAGAGTCGGTTTGTCGCCGTTCGCGAGGACTGCTTTCGCGGTCTTGTTGCTTGGCATTCTCACCGGATCGGCAATCGCTGCGGACTCCGATTCCGGTTGGCGAATTCCCTACGATCGCGGTTTGTCGCGCGAGTTATCGGTCCTTCGCGAGGTGATCGCGACCGATCCCGCCGCCGCGAGAAAACGGCTTGCGGCTTTCGACGAGTCGGTCGATCTCAAACTTGTTCGGGTTTCTCGAGGTCACTTTCGCCTCGCCGGGCCGGTCATCCGCCGTTTGAGCGGGCTGGAACCTCCGGCTGAGTCGAAGAACGTCGAAGGCGCCGCGGTTCGAGACTCTCCACTGGCTCCGTTCGAACGAGCGCGACTGACTCGGCAGGCGTATTCGCCTTCCGCGTCGAAGTCGAACGCGGCGAGCCGTTCGCTGGCACAAGATGCTTGGGGACGCGGCCGACCGAGTGAAGCGATTCGCTGGTATTCAACCGGTATTCATCAAGCCGATGGTGACGGCAGTAAGCCGAGCGATCGCCGGATGATCGCGGCTTATGTCCGTTACATCGCGGCCTTGCACCTGGCCGGCTTCCCGGCACTTGCTTCAGCGGAGCGGGCAAGGATTGGTTCGGAGTTCGACGAAGAATACGTCGAAGTTGGAGGAGTCACCGGAGCGGTGAGCGACGTGATGTCGCGAATTTTGAGCATGCCGGTCAGGAAATCGATCCAACTCAAGCGCGATTCCCTGCCGGTGCTGCTCGGACCATCGGAACAGCTAATCGAGATGAACCAGCTTGCACAGGGCCAGCGTCTCGCAATCGCCGCCGCCGATGAATTTTTGACAGCCGCGGACGGCAGTTCGATTTGGAAATTTGTGCCGAGGGAGATTGGTCCGGGTTTGACCAAGCTGCCGCTTTATCCACCAGCGATCGGCACACTGCGGCGTTCGAAGACGGAGGTCGAAAATCAAGGATCGGAGCCGAACGCGATACAGGCTTCAATGATCGCAATCGACGGCAATCGTTTATTTTGCTGCGTCGGCGTTTCGGCGGAGCAGGACCCGTCGGTTGATCCCTTCCTCGACTCCGAATCCAATGCGGAACAGCTCGTGTGTCTCGATCTCGATCGTGAGGGCGATTTGCGATGGCGGAAGATTTTGACACCCGCTGACGGGCGAATCGCCGGCGGGGCCGTTTCAGCCGACATGCTTGTGATTGTTTTGCGAGGGGGTCGGGACGAATTGACCGCCGTCGGGCTGAGTACGTCGACCGGCCAAGAGCGATGGCGATTGTCTCTTGGCATGCCCGCGCCCAATGGACGGGCCCCTGCACTTGGAGCTGTGCAGGTCATCGATCGTGCAGGCTTGTTGTTTGTGCTAGCCGATCCGTCGACGATCATCTGCGTCGAACCGTCGATCGGTCGGATATTGTGGGCACAACTGCTTTCGCCGGACGTGTCGCTGGTACCGCTTTCGTCCTCCGAATGCGGGCACCCGCTCGATGTGACGTTTGTTGATCGAACGTCACATCGCATCACGTCATTTGCCATCGCCGACGGGAATCCCACGGTCGACCCGATTCTCGAACCAGTCGGTGATGGCCTCCGCGCCCGTCCAGAATTGATGCCCATTGGCCGCGGGATTGCGATCGGAGATCATTTTTTGTGGCCTTGCCGAACCGGTGTCGCCACGGTTTCACCGGGGAACAGCGTCGAACTGCGGCGCTTCACAATGCCGACTGATGGTCCGCTCGATCTGCAACGGTTCGGCTCGAAGCTGCTTGGAGTGAGCCCCACTTCGGTTCGGCCGGTCGCCGAGTTGAAATTGCGAAGGTCTCGCTGA
- a CDS encoding aldehyde dehydrogenase (NADP(+)), which produces MRLNHLRVLRIEGIAVAAKILVDGEWRDSSGTEKFQAVNPATGEPISEDFPISPWSEVEQVLSAAADAFRQLRSTSPQQRAAFLEDFADRIDADASTLVEIAHAETGLPTSPRLADVELPRTSNQLRLAAAAARSGSWAMPTIDTGTNIRSVLEPIGPVVTFAPNNFPFAINAAAGGDLAAAIAVGCPLIAKAHPSHPGTSRRFAELAFAALSETDLPPATIQLLYHMAPEDGLKLVSHPKIGAASFTGSRPGGLKLKEAADKVGKPIYLELSSINPVFILPGALDERLDTIAGEFATSCLMAAGQFCTNPGVVVLREGELAEAFLANVRERFEAAPAGTMLNQGVRDHCAAAIDQLVAAGASQVVASGDTDGSRFCYPNTLLRISGDQFLADPETFQTEAFGNTSLFVFASSDEQLEQIADRFEGNLTGCLYTHGCGDDDALYDRIAPVLKEHVGRLINDKMPTGVAVSPAMNHGGPFPASGHPGFTAIGIPASLRRFGKLTSYDNVRPGRLPDLLKNENPLAAWRFVDGEWTKASIE; this is translated from the coding sequence ATGCGGCTCAATCACCTCAGAGTATTGCGAATCGAAGGAATCGCTGTGGCAGCGAAAATTTTAGTCGACGGCGAGTGGCGTGACTCGTCGGGCACCGAGAAATTTCAGGCGGTCAATCCGGCCACCGGAGAGCCCATTTCGGAAGACTTCCCGATCAGTCCTTGGTCCGAAGTCGAGCAGGTTCTCAGCGCCGCCGCAGACGCCTTTCGACAGTTGCGATCGACTTCGCCGCAGCAGCGGGCGGCCTTTCTGGAAGATTTTGCCGACCGGATCGATGCCGATGCGAGCACGCTCGTCGAAATCGCTCACGCGGAAACCGGTCTACCCACTTCTCCTCGCCTAGCCGATGTCGAATTGCCGCGGACGTCCAATCAGCTCCGGCTCGCTGCCGCCGCGGCTCGCAGTGGGTCATGGGCGATGCCCACAATCGATACCGGGACGAACATTCGTTCGGTCTTGGAACCGATCGGCCCGGTCGTCACGTTCGCTCCCAACAATTTTCCGTTCGCCATCAATGCGGCCGCGGGGGGTGATTTGGCGGCGGCCATTGCGGTCGGCTGCCCGCTGATTGCGAAAGCGCACCCGTCGCATCCGGGCACATCTCGTCGCTTTGCCGAGCTGGCTTTCGCGGCTCTCTCCGAAACGGACCTGCCGCCGGCCACGATTCAGTTGCTGTATCACATGGCTCCCGAAGACGGCTTGAAGCTGGTCTCGCATCCGAAAATCGGAGCTGCCTCGTTTACGGGTTCGCGGCCGGGCGGATTGAAGCTGAAGGAAGCGGCCGACAAGGTCGGTAAGCCGATCTATCTGGAGCTGTCGAGCATCAATCCCGTATTCATCCTACCGGGGGCCCTCGATGAGCGTCTCGACACGATCGCGGGAGAATTCGCCACCAGTTGCCTGATGGCGGCCGGCCAATTCTGCACAAATCCCGGCGTCGTCGTTCTCCGCGAGGGTGAACTTGCCGAGGCGTTCCTCGCCAATGTGCGAGAACGATTTGAGGCCGCCCCGGCAGGCACAATGCTCAATCAAGGCGTTCGTGACCATTGTGCTGCGGCCATCGATCAACTTGTCGCAGCCGGTGCATCGCAAGTCGTCGCGTCAGGCGACACCGACGGGTCCCGCTTCTGCTACCCGAACACGCTGCTGCGGATTTCCGGCGATCAATTTCTGGCCGACCCGGAAACATTTCAGACCGAAGCGTTCGGCAATACCTCGCTATTCGTGTTTGCTTCGAGTGATGAACAACTCGAGCAGATCGCCGACCGGTTCGAAGGCAACCTCACCGGCTGCCTCTACACCCACGGCTGCGGCGATGATGACGCACTTTACGACCGGATTGCTCCCGTTTTGAAGGAACACGTCGGTCGGCTGATCAATGACAAGATGCCGACCGGCGTTGCGGTATCGCCTGCTATGAACCACGGCGGCCCGTTCCCGGCGTCGGGGCACCCCGGTTTCACGGCAATTGGGATTCCCGCGTCGCTGCGCCGCTTTGGCAAACTGACGAGTTATGACAACGTCCGCCCCGGACGACTGCCCGATCTGCTAAAGAACGAAAATCCGCTCGCCGCCTGGCGCTTCGTCGACGGCGAATGGACGAAGGCGTCGATCGAATAA
- a CDS encoding carbon-nitrogen hydrolase: MISGGHKQGQTRLALVQMRCSANPDENLDRAVQFVKQAASDGAEVVCLPELFRSRYFCQSEDHRNFDLAESIPGPSTQRLGSIAREAGIIVLASLFERRAAGLYHNTLAVIGTDGEVAGLYRKMHIPDDPFYYEKFYFTPGDLGFRSFATKFGNIGTLVCWDQWYPEAARLTALAGAEVIFYPTAIGWHPSEKAEFGEAQHDAWETIQRSHAIANGCYVASVNRIGHEPAPEGSGGEGIEFWGQTFLAGPDGHIIAKAPANEETILHATIDRDRIDVHRTHWPFLRDRRIDAYGDIERRWRDT; the protein is encoded by the coding sequence ATGATATCCGGCGGGCATAAACAGGGACAGACCCGCCTCGCCCTCGTCCAGATGCGGTGTTCTGCGAACCCCGACGAGAATCTTGATCGAGCCGTGCAGTTCGTGAAGCAAGCGGCTTCCGACGGTGCCGAGGTGGTTTGTCTGCCGGAGTTGTTCCGTTCGCGGTACTTCTGCCAGAGCGAAGATCACCGGAACTTCGATCTGGCCGAGTCGATCCCCGGACCGTCGACGCAGCGGTTGGGAAGCATTGCCAGGGAAGCCGGGATCATCGTGCTGGCAAGCCTGTTCGAGCGACGGGCGGCGGGGCTCTATCACAACACGCTCGCCGTTATCGGAACTGATGGTGAAGTCGCGGGCTTGTACCGGAAAATGCACATTCCGGATGACCCGTTTTATTATGAGAAGTTCTACTTCACGCCCGGCGATCTCGGCTTCCGCTCCTTTGCGACGAAGTTCGGCAACATCGGAACGCTCGTCTGTTGGGACCAGTGGTATCCCGAAGCGGCCCGGCTGACGGCGCTCGCCGGGGCGGAAGTGATCTTCTACCCGACCGCAATCGGCTGGCACCCCTCCGAAAAAGCCGAGTTCGGCGAAGCCCAGCATGACGCCTGGGAGACGATTCAGCGATCTCACGCGATCGCGAATGGCTGTTATGTCGCGTCGGTCAATCGCATCGGACATGAGCCGGCGCCGGAAGGCTCAGGCGGCGAAGGCATCGAGTTCTGGGGACAGACATTTCTCGCGGGACCAGACGGACATATCATCGCCAAGGCCCCCGCGAATGAAGAGACGATCCTGCACGCCACGATCGATCGCGACCGCATCGACGTGCATCGCACGCATTGGCCGTTTCTGCGAGATCGGCGGATCGACGCCTACGGCGACATCGAACGCCGCTGGCGCGACACCTAA
- a CDS encoding ABC transporter ATP-binding protein — protein MIETRKLTKRYGDLVAVNEINLNLKEGDVFGFIGPNGSGKTTTMRMIATLLPPDYGEAYVCGKSIYTDPEEIRRMVGYMPDFFGVYDDMTVMEYLEFFCSAYRINGPGRRKICEEKLELVDMSFKRDAMVSQLSRGQTQRVGLARTLLHDPQVLLLDEPASGLDPRARIEIRRLLRKLGELNKTVVVSSHILPELADVCTRVGMIEKGVLVADGYVRDVMRQARESTTLEIRVKERTEDAARLIEGHENVGRVDVEEDGTIRVTLNKDVEHYDDLAQALFESQFRVFLFREEEVNLETAFMELTKGMQQ, from the coding sequence GTGATTGAAACCCGCAAACTGACGAAACGTTACGGCGACCTCGTCGCCGTCAACGAGATCAATTTGAATCTCAAGGAAGGAGACGTCTTCGGCTTCATCGGGCCCAACGGCTCAGGCAAGACGACCACGATGCGGATGATCGCCACGCTGCTGCCCCCCGACTACGGCGAGGCCTACGTCTGCGGAAAAAGTATCTACACCGATCCGGAAGAGATCCGGCGGATGGTCGGTTACATGCCCGACTTCTTCGGCGTGTATGACGACATGACGGTGATGGAGTATCTGGAATTTTTCTGCAGCGCCTATCGCATCAACGGTCCCGGCCGACGGAAAATCTGCGAGGAAAAGCTCGAACTCGTCGACATGTCTTTCAAGCGGGACGCGATGGTCAGCCAACTTTCCCGCGGCCAGACGCAGCGGGTTGGCCTCGCGCGGACGCTGCTGCATGACCCGCAGGTGCTGCTGCTCGATGAACCGGCCAGCGGCCTCGATCCACGGGCCCGCATCGAAATTCGCCGGCTGCTCAGAAAGCTGGGCGAGCTCAACAAGACGGTCGTGGTCAGCAGTCACATTTTGCCGGAGCTGGCCGACGTCTGCACCCGCGTCGGCATGATCGAAAAAGGCGTGCTCGTCGCTGACGGCTACGTTCGCGATGTCATGCGGCAAGCCCGCGAATCGACGACGCTCGAAATTCGGGTCAAAGAACGCACCGAAGATGCGGCGCGGCTCATCGAAGGTCACGAGAACGTCGGCCGTGTCGACGTCGAAGAGGACGGAACCATCCGCGTCACGCTCAACAAGGACGTCGAACACTATGACGACCTCGCCCAAGCCCTGTTCGAAAGCCAATTCCGCGTGTTCCTGTTCCGGGAAGAAGAGGTGAACTTGGAGACGGCGTTCATGGAATTGACGAAGGGGATGCAGCAGTAG
- a CDS encoding alpha/beta hydrolase — MSNENLAGFRCWVVDLGGPPDRPPDAVVVLCHGFGAPGDDLVPLAREVGRFIPDDRKVRFYFPVGPLGLDQFGLPGGRAWWQIDMERLLNATATRNLDELHRTLPDGLETLRPRFGELMDAIRQDSGCPAERFVIGGFSQGAMLATDYVLHCDAAPASLIIFSGALIAEDDWIRAAESCPKLDVLQSHGRDDTVLPFASAEALREMLKRSGHEVDFEPFDGGHTISGGGLQGFGQRIAAVAGSA; from the coding sequence ATGAGTAACGAAAATCTTGCTGGGTTCCGCTGCTGGGTCGTCGACTTGGGCGGGCCGCCCGATCGTCCACCCGACGCCGTCGTCGTACTGTGCCACGGATTCGGGGCACCCGGCGACGACCTCGTTCCATTAGCTCGGGAGGTTGGCCGATTTATTCCGGATGACCGAAAGGTCCGATTTTATTTTCCAGTCGGCCCTCTCGGGCTGGACCAGTTCGGTCTGCCCGGCGGCCGGGCGTGGTGGCAAATTGACATGGAGCGACTGCTGAACGCCACCGCGACCCGAAATCTCGACGAGTTGCATCGCACGTTGCCGGACGGCTTGGAAACGCTGCGTCCGCGGTTCGGCGAGTTGATGGACGCCATCAGGCAAGACAGCGGCTGCCCGGCCGAACGTTTTGTCATCGGCGGGTTTTCGCAAGGGGCGATGCTCGCGACGGACTACGTGCTCCACTGCGATGCGGCTCCGGCGTCGCTCATCATTTTTTCCGGAGCCCTGATTGCAGAAGATGACTGGATCCGTGCCGCCGAGTCATGCCCGAAGTTGGACGTTCTGCAATCACACGGTCGCGACGATACGGTCTTGCCTTTCGCTTCGGCAGAGGCCCTCCGCGAAATGCTCAAACGGAGCGGTCACGAGGTCGACTTCGAGCCATTCGACGGCGGGCATACGATTTCGGGAGGCGGATTGCAGGGTTTCGGGCAACGCATTGCCGCGGTTGCTGGGAGCGCGTAG